The Pseudanabaena galeata CCNP1313 genome includes a region encoding these proteins:
- the hisA gene encoding 1-(5-phosphoribosyl)-5-[(5-phosphoribosylamino)methylideneamino]imidazole-4-carboxamide isomerase, giving the protein MDVIPAIDILDGRCVRLYQGDYQQSEVFGEDPVEVAQRWYSQGAKYLHVVDLDGAKEGKPKNLKVIEAIARSIPMRVQMGGGLRDRESIVSVLNSGVSRVILGTAAVERSQLIADICAEFPEQIMIGIDARDGKVATRGWLETSDIMAVDLAKRMTSVGIAGIIYTDIHRDGTMQGPNIEALRQLAENVDVPVIASGGVSSITDLLNLLSLESVGVSGAIVGKAIYTGDIQLKEAIRAVGNGRWQDVIDGSAIA; this is encoded by the coding sequence ATGGACGTAATTCCTGCAATTGATATTTTAGATGGACGCTGCGTTAGGCTCTATCAGGGGGATTATCAACAGTCTGAAGTATTTGGTGAAGACCCTGTAGAGGTTGCTCAACGCTGGTATAGTCAAGGAGCTAAGTATTTGCATGTGGTTGATTTGGATGGAGCCAAGGAAGGTAAGCCCAAAAATTTAAAGGTAATTGAGGCGATCGCCCGTTCAATTCCGATGCGAGTGCAGATGGGTGGAGGCTTACGCGATCGCGAAAGTATCGTGTCAGTGCTGAACTCTGGCGTGAGTCGGGTGATTTTGGGAACGGCGGCTGTGGAGCGTTCGCAACTGATTGCCGATATCTGTGCAGAATTTCCTGAGCAAATCATGATCGGCATCGATGCTCGTGATGGCAAGGTGGCGACCAGAGGCTGGTTGGAAACCTCAGACATAATGGCCGTGGATCTCGCCAAACGGATGACTTCTGTCGGTATCGCAGGAATTATTTACACGGATATTCATCGTGATGGCACGATGCAAGGGCCCAATATCGAAGCGTTACGTCAACTTGCCGAAAATGTTGATGTACCTGTGATCGCGTCAGGTGGGGTTAGTTCGATTACGGATTTACTCAATCTGCTCTCGCTAGAGTCCGTTGGTGTGTCAGGGGCGATCGTCGGTAAAGCGATTTATACAGGAGATATTCAACTTAAAGAAGCGATTCGAGCAGTGGGTAACGGACGTTGGCAAGATGTAATTGATGGATCGGCGATCGCCTAA
- a CDS encoding C39 family peptidase — protein sequence MTDASNNSPVDLPVDVVVKAAIAVTQAPSEIEINREIAIAGTADFSQVSRILVTLPNEATVAVQLNTTTGTWQAKIAAGFPTASATFLRVRAIGANNQLLTELIVNILVKQPIISLVTKQATIFKTSPADSSTLPPNAKVEVMAGQTFEVLRYGAVDGHIKVLLKQPIAPVGEFGYFYGLHVDLLAPITLTVKQDTVFKISTASSMALAFTQKVSVKAGTELMLDGNYAIADHHIKVKLAQPLAPVGQDGFFFLPHVELSKLGESLDFADPDDVSNIQIKGAIATVITDTFLKASSQDASRLSNSQKIMVKAGTTYPISGYAAVNGHFRVKFTSEVPPLGTVGFFFERHVSITKNGKAIAFDPDMKTLTVRQNTVFKKRPIDSRQLAASELAPLTAGDIFGVESYSLSDIHFQVTLNEDVPPLGKSGFVFTGHVNLRQGNRAIEFTPKRKVLGVPYFSQLDNPRDPFVTCNVTSIAMVLAFHGRRSRNPRQQLEDELYQWIIDRYGRQARTDNSVMQKLYQAYGFGGGFSTSRTWAQIKQEIIENRPVVIGGYFTHGGHIICIIGFDEFGYIVHDPYGNALTGYRQTEGKSLRYPYNYMRDMCGVDGDVWAHFILPR from the coding sequence ATGACAGACGCTTCTAATAATTCACCTGTTGATTTACCTGTTGATGTTGTAGTTAAGGCGGCGATCGCCGTTACCCAAGCACCTAGTGAAATCGAGATCAATCGTGAAATTGCGATCGCAGGAACCGCAGATTTTTCTCAAGTTTCACGGATTCTGGTCACCTTGCCCAACGAGGCTACCGTTGCGGTGCAACTTAATACCACAACAGGAACTTGGCAAGCAAAAATTGCGGCAGGTTTCCCCACTGCATCAGCTACGTTTTTGAGGGTGCGGGCTATAGGTGCAAATAATCAGCTTTTGACAGAGTTAATCGTTAATATTTTAGTCAAACAGCCGATAATTTCATTGGTTACCAAACAAGCGACGATCTTTAAAACTTCACCTGCGGATTCTTCAACCTTACCACCCAATGCAAAGGTCGAAGTGATGGCTGGACAAACCTTTGAAGTGTTGCGTTATGGCGCTGTCGATGGACATATCAAGGTTTTACTAAAGCAACCGATCGCCCCTGTTGGAGAATTTGGTTATTTCTATGGGCTGCATGTGGATTTACTTGCACCGATTACGCTCACGGTAAAGCAAGACACAGTTTTTAAAATCTCCACAGCATCTTCGATGGCTCTGGCTTTTACTCAGAAGGTATCGGTGAAGGCGGGAACAGAGTTGATGTTGGATGGGAATTATGCGATCGCCGATCACCATATCAAAGTCAAACTTGCACAGCCCTTAGCACCTGTAGGACAAGATGGGTTCTTTTTTCTGCCCCATGTCGAATTATCAAAATTAGGTGAATCCCTCGATTTTGCTGATCCTGATGATGTTAGCAATATTCAGATCAAGGGGGCGATCGCCACGGTAATCACTGACACTTTTTTGAAAGCCTCTTCACAGGATGCCAGCAGACTTTCCAATTCGCAAAAGATCATGGTCAAGGCGGGTACGACCTATCCGATTAGTGGCTATGCTGCGGTTAATGGTCATTTTCGGGTGAAGTTTACCTCTGAGGTTCCGCCCCTTGGGACTGTGGGCTTTTTCTTTGAGCGACATGTCAGCATTACCAAAAATGGCAAAGCGATCGCCTTTGATCCAGACATGAAAACTCTGACCGTCAGACAGAATACAGTATTCAAAAAACGCCCGATCGATTCGCGCCAGTTAGCCGCTAGTGAGTTAGCACCTCTCACCGCAGGCGATATTTTTGGGGTTGAAAGCTATAGTCTCTCCGATATTCATTTTCAAGTCACCTTAAACGAAGATGTACCACCCCTAGGAAAGTCTGGGTTTGTATTTACAGGGCATGTCAATCTCAGGCAAGGCAATAGGGCGATCGAGTTTACGCCCAAGCGCAAGGTTTTAGGTGTTCCCTATTTTTCGCAATTAGATAACCCCCGTGATCCTTTTGTGACCTGCAATGTTACTTCGATCGCGATGGTGTTGGCTTTTCATGGCAGGCGATCGCGCAATCCGCGCCAACAACTAGAGGATGAGCTATATCAATGGATCATCGATCGCTACGGTAGACAGGCGCGTACTGACAATTCAGTTATGCAAAAGCTGTACCAAGCCTATGGATTTGGGGGTGGCTTTAGTACATCTCGCACATGGGCACAAATCAAACAAGAGATCATCGAAAATCGACCTGTCGTCATTGGTGGCTACTTCACCCACGGTGGACATATCATTTGTATCATCGGCTTCGATGAATTTGGCTACATTGTCCATGATCCCTATGGCAATGCCCTCACAGGTTATCGCCAAACTGAGGGGAAAAGTTTGCGCTATCCCTATAACTACATGCGCGACATGTGCGGAGTGGATGGCGATGTCTGGGCGCATTTTATTTTGCCCCGCTAA
- a CDS encoding translation initiation factor IF-2, whose product MGFADYSIAEIAEDYKLTLESVFKLCDRLGIAYQDAETKLALEDAKAVIMASEAQNSKISSKNP is encoded by the coding sequence ATGGGCTTTGCTGATTATTCGATCGCTGAGATCGCGGAAGACTACAAACTCACCCTTGAGTCTGTATTTAAATTGTGCGATCGCCTTGGGATCGCATACCAAGATGCTGAAACCAAACTCGCTTTGGAAGACGCAAAAGCGGTAATCATGGCATCCGAAGCCCAAAATTCTAAAATCTCTTCCAAAAATCCCTAA
- the psbV gene encoding photosystem II cytochrome c-550 encodes MNKNSFKYLAVAIAFVMLAFQLFTSSVSAADIPIELRTVPLNETTNIVLTQKDISKGKKLFSNACATCHLGGATFTNPNVNLSPESLAGAYPVRSNVLGLVDFMKNPTTYDGVTEIYDVHPSLKSTDIFPTMRGLTDNDLKLIAGYILYEPKVKGIGWGGGKVYY; translated from the coding sequence ATGAACAAAAATTCTTTTAAATATTTAGCGGTGGCGATCGCATTTGTAATGCTAGCCTTCCAGCTTTTTACTTCTAGCGTCAGCGCCGCCGATATTCCCATCGAACTGCGTACTGTTCCCCTTAACGAAACTACCAACATTGTCTTGACTCAAAAAGACATTTCTAAGGGCAAGAAATTATTCTCTAATGCCTGTGCTACCTGTCATCTGGGCGGTGCAACTTTTACCAATCCTAACGTTAACCTTTCCCCTGAATCCTTGGCTGGTGCTTATCCAGTACGTAGCAATGTCCTTGGTTTGGTAGATTTCATGAAGAATCCTACAACCTATGATGGTGTAACTGAAATCTACGACGTTCACCCCAGTCTCAAGAGTACGGATATTTTCCCCACCATGCGTGGTCTTACTGACAATGACCTCAAGCTAATTGCAGGTTATATCCTCTACGAACCTAAGGTTAAAGGTATCGGCTGGGGCGGCGGCAAGGTATATTATTAA
- the petE gene encoding plastocyanin, whose amino-acid sequence MNISSFAKKLGLAIASLLLVFGSLFMTASPAAADTVTVKMGSDGGQLVFDPKVVTIKVGDTIKWVNNKAFPHNIVFDGHEELSHKKLAQKPKAELESTFNEAGEFSYYCSPHRGAGMAGKVVVQ is encoded by the coding sequence ATGAATATTTCTTCCTTTGCGAAAAAGCTAGGTCTAGCGATCGCTAGCCTTTTGTTGGTTTTTGGTAGCTTGTTCATGACAGCTTCTCCTGCGGCGGCGGATACCGTCACCGTGAAGATGGGTTCTGATGGTGGTCAGCTTGTTTTTGATCCTAAAGTGGTCACAATCAAAGTTGGCGATACCATCAAATGGGTCAATAACAAAGCTTTCCCTCACAACATTGTGTTTGATGGTCATGAAGAACTTTCTCACAAGAAGTTGGCTCAAAAGCCTAAGGCTGAGCTAGAGTCCACCTTCAACGAAGCTGGTGAGTTCTCTTACTACTGCTCTCCTCACCGTGGTGCTGGTATGGCAGGCAAAGTGGTTGTCCAATAG
- a CDS encoding protein kinase domain-containing protein gives MSNCLCLACDRANSITTKFCTQCGAKLQIQERYRALKVIGQGGFGKTFLAQDESKPSQPRCVIKQFAFEAINPNASQGTLDVAIRLFEQEAKRLDDLGKHPQIPELLSFTIHEGKQYLIQEFIDGETLEQELARVGAFSEQQVRDVLVEVLQILEFVHGKSVIHRDISPDNIIRRRGDKKLVLVDFGAAKHATATLLAKTGTDREAELWRS, from the coding sequence ATGAGTAACTGTCTTTGTCTTGCTTGCGATCGCGCAAACTCAATAACAACCAAGTTTTGCACTCAATGTGGCGCTAAGTTGCAAATTCAAGAGCGTTATCGTGCTTTGAAGGTAATTGGACAGGGGGGATTTGGTAAGACTTTCTTGGCTCAGGATGAGTCGAAGCCATCACAGCCGCGTTGTGTGATTAAGCAGTTTGCTTTTGAGGCGATCAATCCTAATGCGAGTCAAGGGACTTTGGATGTCGCCATCAGGTTATTTGAGCAGGAGGCAAAGCGGCTTGATGATTTGGGTAAGCATCCGCAAATTCCTGAACTGCTATCTTTCACAATTCATGAGGGTAAGCAGTACCTCATCCAAGAGTTTATCGATGGTGAGACTTTGGAGCAGGAACTAGCGCGAGTTGGTGCTTTTAGTGAGCAGCAGGTGCGGGATGTGTTGGTGGAGGTGCTGCAAATCTTGGAGTTTGTGCATGGCAAGTCGGTAATTCATCGCGATATTTCGCCAGATAATATCATTCGGCGGCGCGGTGACAAAAAGTTGGTGTTGGTGGATTTTGGGGCGGCTAAGCACGCAACGGCGACGTTATTGGCAAAGACGGGGACGGATCGGGAAGCCGAGTTATGGCGCTCCTGA